In the genome of Anthonomus grandis grandis chromosome 15, icAntGran1.3, whole genome shotgun sequence, the window AAGAATAACGCTATTCTAAGTTCAAAAATCATCacttttatatgaaaaaaaaattctatttagtACAGGCGCtcctgtaaaaaattttcttttaaagaagtTAAAGAGAGATAGAACATGGCCAATTCCAGTGACCGTCAAAAGTTTGATCGATCTTATGTTCACCATTTTTTAGtatcaaaatgattttaatttagtttcttTAGTCCAGGCGCtcctgtattaaaaattataatatttcatcttttactgcatggattttaatgattttttcgattttggtATGAAAACATTCAGAAAATCCCACAGCtaaaaaatgatcattttcatatgaataaaataatttttttagtacaggcgtttttttttaaattttcctgttAAACTCataaattttccattaaaaataatttaacaagaTTCCTGTCTATTTTTGAAACCctgtttatttttcatattaatattccataaatagaaaaaaaattgacatgcaCTGGTTTGCACCTTGACAATTAATAAGAGATCAGTTTAATACAAGCTAAAGAGAGACAGAATATGGCAAATTCTAGTGACCATCAAAAGTTTGATCAaacttattcttattttttaatattacaatgaCTAAGTAAGTTTGTTTAGTCCAGGGGCTCCTGTAATAAAAACTGTAATATCTCGTCTTCTACTGCACggatttttgacattaaaaacacTCACAAAATTCCACGGTACAGGCGCtcctgtaaaatattttctttgaaacCTATAACTTTCCCATTAGAAATGATCTaatgagttttttttctatttgtttatttttaatattaatgttctatgaataaaaaaacattaatatgcACTGGTTGGCACCTCGACAATTAATAAGAGTTTGAAGAAAAAACCCTGATGATGGCGTAGGAAACGTCGGCAAATAATAAAAAGCGACCGTAAAACAGTGATAAATATCAATTTTGCTCAACTAATGAATTAAAATTCCTTACCAATGATGAGTCCGTCCATATCAAAAATAACATGTGTAACTGGCTTAAAATGCATCTTCCTCAATTTTCTATTTAGAACCGAAGCGAACTCCTTTTCGAATTTCACGAATGATTTGCTAACGATCTCTCGCCGAACAAACTAAACATATACAAAATCGCTCGATTTTATCAAGCGCGTTTGCCGAAAAATCACACCACAGCTGAAAATCGAAATGAGTCAACTTTACCAACGGTATTAGAATAAACACTTACGTAGCATATAAAGGGATACTTACGAAATATGATGTAATGTTTGCTGTTCATTTTCCCAGAGTCCGAACTACCGTTGCCGTCGAGGAAAGTTACACGAAAGTTAAAAAGGTTATTCGCGACGTCATTTTCGTGGATATTATCGGTGTTTATGAATCGGTGTACGACGCCGACGGAGGGTCATGCGTCGCGACGCCTTCAATGTCAAGTGCGGAATTGGGAATTTGATCGATAAACATGTGCGCCACGTTTCGAAATTTCTTTTAGGTGTGACGAACGGGTTCCTGCAATCATTAACAATTTacattgttttataataatataacaactTATGCATCTCTCTCCAATGGTTGCTCCATCATGACTATTCATGGTACAAGCCTTCGCCATGCTTCACTATCCTATACGGTTCTCATTACTTCTGCTATTGACATATTTGTTGGAGAATCACTATCACAAAGAAATATTCAAGTGAATCCCCTCAGAAACTGAAACAGAAGGAATATCGTCAAGGAATCAAAGGATAAGTTTGACATGCACTGGTTTGCACCTTGACAATTAACAAGAGACCAGTTTTATACAAGCTAAAGGGAGACAGAACATGGCAACTTCCAGTGACCATTAAAAGTTCAATCGAATTgatcttgattaattttttatattacaatgaTTTTAAGTTAGTTTGTTTAGTCCAGGCGTTCctgtaaaaaaactataatacctCACCTTCTACTGtaaggattttaatgattttttcggTTTTGGTATTAAAACATTGAGAGAATCCCATAAATCAAGAATCACGCCATTTTAGGCTCAAAAAACATCAGTTTTATGTGAGAAAAATTGTTGCTTTTAGTACAGGTGCACCTGAAAgtttttgctattaaatttttcttacaacctgtttattattaatgttctattaattaaaaaaaaatttgacatgcACCTTGACAATTAACAAGAGACCAGTTTTATACAAGCTAAAGAGAGACAGAACATGGCAAATTCCAGTGACCATCAAAAGTTCGATCGAACTgatcttgattaattttttatattacaatgaCTTCAAGTTAGTTTGTTTAGTCCCGGCGttcctgtaataaaaactataatatctCACCTTATATTGTATGGATTTTAATGtcattttaagatcaaaaatcataattttcattaaaaaaaaagaatttttttcagtACAGGTACTCCTGTaagatttttcttattaaactcgtaaattttccattaaaaattatttgtagagatttaaaaaaaaagtattaattttaaatattagtagtccaaaagtacaaaaaaaagtttgacatgCACTAGTTGGCACCTCGATTCATCAGTCAATTAACAACAGTCCGTAAATACCCTGATGCTGATGATGGTTCTATTTCGTACGAAACGTCTGTAAAACTTGAGAAAATTTGCTTgtaaaacagtaataaatataatttttacttaaaaaatgacataacATTACTTGTCAAATAACatggttaaaaatattaaatggttTATTACATATGtcacaatttaacaaaaaaatttataaatgttttaatggCAGGCAAATGTATTTAGGTCTGTCTTAGGCTTAACATTATCCCcctcataataataataattcccaTGGTGATACCCAAAGAACGTGAATTATCGATCACACTAACCCTGCACATAAAAATGCATATACCTGCAATCACTTCCTAATCTTGAAGTTGTCAACCTTGTGTTATTGACAATTGCCTCCAACATACTCCCTTGAAAAGATGACCGAGAGACTCCTTCCATCCGTTAACACTTTAGTAAAATATGATAACCCGATTTTGGTGACCAAATATGAAAGACCCTCGACATCTACAGATGTAAGCTTGAAGAAACTGATAAACATAATATAGGAACATTGAGTATTTTAGGGCGATGGCGAACCATCTAGAAAAAGCGTTTTAACAGCAGACCAAAAGCACGAGACTGAAGAGATACTGAACACGATATTGCCGCCAAAAGAATGGGAGGAAGACGGTCAGTTATGGAGACAACAAGTTTCCACCACTCCGGCTACACGATTGGATGTGGTCAATTTACAAGAACAGTTGGATATGAGGTTGCAACAAAGACAGGCTAGAGAAACGGGTATTTGTCCAGTGCGAAGAGAATTATATACTCAATGCTTTGACGAAGTAATAAGACAAGTGACCATCAATTGTGCGGAACGAGGACTATTGCTTCTGAGGGTGCGGGACGAAATGCGAATGACCATTGAGGCGTACCAAGCATTATATTGCAGCAGTATTGCGTTCGGTATGAGAAAAGCTTTGCAAGCTGAGCAAGGTAATGCTTATGCTAAAATATCGCCAGAATTTGTAGTGTTTTGTGGTTATTGTTGCAGGGAAGTCCGATTTGTACCAAGAAGTCGATCTactgaaaaatgaaaagttaGACCTGGAGCATCAAATAACGGAATTAAAGCAGCGGGCGGAGCAAGCTGATAGACGAGCCGCCGAGACACGACTGGCCGAAGAAAGGAAGCATACTGAGGAAATTGCTTTTTTGAAAAAGACCAACCAACAACTTAAGGTAGAGTAACTTTAGGTCTTGAAGTTTTCAAATGCTTTCGTAGTTATTGGAACATAGTAGTGCTGATTATTTCTAGTCCACAGGTGTATAGCAACCTAAATGCCTAGGTATCTTTCTGATCTTCTCATGGATCTTTCTTTGCTCTCAAACCGCGCCCATGTCCTATTTTTATGCATTAGTGACTGATGAATATACAAATTACTGATAAAgctataatatttttgaaaatacataaGTTTGTATTCTTCCTCTTGAAGTGCCATCTCTTCTTGGAAGGAAAATTACCATTAATCCTCACTTTTGTTGTTGCAGCTCTAAACAACTTAACAGAACTTCTCTTGTCTTCGTCTTCTTTTTTCCTGCATAATATGTTGCAACAATACATACTTCTCTCCCTTCATCACGTGGTCCAGACATTGCAGCTTCCTTATCTTAATTGTTTTCGATATTTCTTTGCCTTTTCTCATTCCCCCCAGTACCTTCTTATTTGTTATCATGTCCACCCCACTTAGTTTTAAGATCTTTTGTCTATGACCCTACACTTTTCATAAAGTTAGAGAATTTCGGTGTGCCCGAGGCCCTTCTCAACCTCATTCAAAACTACTTAACGAATCGCTCTCGGTATGTCGCCATAAATGGAGCAAAGTCTTTTTGCACTATCGTAACTTCAGGAGTACCGCAGGGTTTACATTTGGGAccgatattatttttaatctttttaaatgacattcgaaaatgtttTTCAATTTGTGAAAAtcttgcatatgcagatgatCTAAAAATCTTCATAACAATTAAGCAGGTATCGGATTTTCTTGTCCTGCAATCTGAGCTTTCTATTTATTAATCcggaaaaatatcatttgataGTCTTTAGTAGAAAACCAGTTcaaacacaaaacaaatgtgATGTCTATCTTGGGGGCACTACCTTAACATATGTGGAGTGTATTAAGGACTTGGGTGTGGTATTGGATTCTAAATGGCTTTTCAATAGtcatatagaaaacattgttctaaaagctctaaaaaatcAAGGTTTTATATCTCGAATTACAAAGGGTTTCAGTAAACAAACACTATTAATATTGTTATACAATGCAATTGTTAAACCAACCCTAGAATATGCGACAGTAGTTTAGAATCCGATGTATTACgaaaatattgaccaaattgAAAAAGTGCAACGCAAGTTTGTAAATATACTAAATTTCCGCTTCAATTTGAAGTTTTATGGTCTTAAGTCCTTAAAGAGTCGTTGACATAATTCggattaagttttaatttacaaGATCATTAACAACTAATGGACTCCTCGTACTGTCTATACCTCGtactgaaaatttaaatattaaagttaatcCTTGTATTTTTCGTAATAAATCAACCTTTAGCATCTTGAGGTATTCCTCAATCCATTTATTTAACTCTCCTTTGATTTCGATGATGACATATTTTTCACCAGTCTGGCGTCATTTAAACGCCACATAAGGGATTCTACCTAATTTTGCAAggaaatatattatattgtcCTAAGTTAGTTGTGTTTATTTCTTAGTATATTTGTTAAGTTTAGTGAAAGTGTAACAATTTCCAAAGCGCttacttgtatttttaaatttattaagatattttggGCTTTATTGTTATTGGACTGCTTAGTCGATCTGTAGGAGAGCCTTGTAATTGTGACTGTCGAGGATTCTATGTCTATGTATAGGAACAGCGAAAAACGTGGCATCACAGTATTCTGATAAGTTGCATTTCTTTTCATTCTGTTAAATATGACTCTGGTCAAGAATTAGACAAGATTCTTGATTTTCAATTCCTCAATGTGCTCATTACCTTCAATGGCCGTTCCTAAGTATTTGTATTTACTAACTCTCTCCACTAGTTCTCCGTTGTTCCTAATTTTGGTCTTTTTGATATTTAAGGTAAATCCGCTCTCCTTGCTGCTCAGCGCTACTTTGTCAACCAAGTTCATACGTGTATATGCAAATATAATGTCGTCTtcatatttcattaatttttacttcCGTTGTCATCTCCTTGAGTGCGTTCTGAATGATTTCTTtcgaataaaaactaaataatagcACACATCTTGAACACTTGTGAGAGTTCACTCATCTCCTTTGATATTAATTGTTTGATTCtagtattaattatttactcTTCTAATATCTTTGATGTCCATATTTTCACTCTTAAGCAATCGAATAAAGACGAATATGTTATGGTCGAATAGTTCTACTCACTCTATTAATTTTCTATTACCTATTAcccatttgttttttttttaatagcttttcCCTCTGGGGGATTGGTTGTAAAACAATTGGTTTCATAAATTCCAATATATACTTTCATTTTAATCTCATAAGACCTGTGCTTTCATAATGTATGTTTCTTGAGCTTACGCTTAATTTAACAATCGGCATATTGGTCCAAATCTCGTTGAAATAATCAATTAACGCCTGGTCGTGGTACGATTTTGATGCACATTATCTTCCCACAAGGCTTTAAAAAATCCTCAATGATTTTCTCAATAGGGTTTAAATCCGGTGATCGTGCCGGCCATTGGAGGACTTGTATATTGTTCTCCCAAAACCACTCCTGAACAAGGCGAAATGTTTACGTCCGATGTATATAAACCGATCCCTAGTTCCCGCTATGAAGTGCAATATCATTAACCCTTCTGTGCTTTATTGTTAGTATTATGTTCTTTGGTTGGAACCTCGTATTAACTGGACGCCTAACGCAGCTCATTCTATCggaattgaaaattttctaacCAGTTTTGTTGCTGAATAATGGCTTTTTGAAATACACATAGATCACGATATACTTACCATGCTTCGCCGCTCAATATCCAACATCAAACCGGACCAGTAGATTTAACCAAAGATAGATTCAATGACAAACAACTCTCACATTTTGTATCATTTTTCCCGTTCGCtgaggtgtgaattaaaacactcgatgcataagaaaatttattttacttgtaTAACACCTTTACTTAAGACTACTGcaaatacttatttatttaaatgtcgCGTCAATGTTAAACTAGCCACCTGGCGGCGAGGGCTTGACCCATGATTCCGGAACATTCGCTGACTTTCCACCCatctccagagatgtcgcgcTCGTCACCGCGATTATTGTATTGAGTGACGTATTAAGCTTCTAGAATTTACCCTATTCTTTACAGATGCGTCCTAGCATGTTAATCTTGTGCAATCCTTTCATATTTATTAAGGGATTTTTACCTATCTAGTTTGGAGATCTGCCTCTGGGGCCTTCTATAGATGTGGTTTATTCTAGTTAGCAGCTTTCTATTTGAGCGAACTTCTTGTAATACGGATACATTGGTTTTGGTGTCCTGTCCACGATACTCGTCTATTTCAAAAGCCTCTATTTAAAATGCATTATTAATTTACAGGCACAACTTGAAGGCATCATAGCTCCGAAGAAGTAATAGGGATCAAGCAAAGAAACCAACTGAAGATCTTTATATTAGGTACATATATTTAGTCTTTTCCGAAGCTCATTTTACATTGTGttttatacatacatataaagtatataaaatattaacaaaaaaaaaatatgctcttactgaaatatagtttttgttaattaattggAAAGTGTACAATTTCTAAGATAAAATACTATAATAGTTATTACATTGCCTAAAAGTATTCTTGCCTtaataagtaatatataataaatgcaTCAAATTTAACATAAACACTGTTTTgctataaaatttgaaaataggtCAAATGTAACTTGGCACTAGggatttttaatgtcaaataaaatatgcactgaacaacaaaaatatttgttaagatACAACcgaaaaaaaatgctattcaATGGTTGGTAAAAGGTAATTTCCACTGAGCGGGAGGGTAGTTTTGGCAAAGGGTGAATAATCTTAG includes:
- the LOC126745231 gene encoding axonemal dynein light intermediate polypeptide 1, whose protein sequence is MTERLLPSVNTLVKYDNPILVTKYERPSTSTDGDGEPSRKSVLTADQKHETEEILNTILPPKEWEEDGQLWRQQVSTTPATRLDVVNLQEQLDMRLQQRQARETGICPVRRELYTQCFDEVIRQVTINCAERGLLLLRVRDEMRMTIEAYQALYCSSIAFGMRKALQAEQGKSDLYQEVDLLKNEKLDLEHQITELKQRAEQADRRAAETRLAEERKHTEEIAFLKKTNQQLKAQLEGIIAPKK